One genomic window of Branchiostoma floridae strain S238N-H82 chromosome 4, Bfl_VNyyK, whole genome shotgun sequence includes the following:
- the LOC118413598 gene encoding angiopoietin-related protein 4-like, producing MFTPKAAQSWAYLLVCLFAVASCPAFAEEQDMSPDQIDSVTSGPESQDRVVNGRWAYTFEVPAPLDVPTCADVHALRQKVDDLKSSVTNHVIHLSNKMHDISDRIDDVLTRVELDMSTDKPRQADEGSEAGEETHKYPTDCAEVASLGNTESGVYKIQPSAVTYSLSEKSLGSLVQPFYVYCRMDGEEGWTVIQRREDGSENFNRTWADYKQGFGNPRYNEGQSYFRLYDGVEWYHWKKKQGYSLKVTEMRIIPIG from the exons ATGTTTACGCCCAAAGCCGCCCAGTCCTGGGCATATCTTCTCGTGTGTTTGTTTGCCGTAGCATCCTGTCCTGCGTTTGCAGAGGAACAAGACATGTCACCAGATCAGATCGACTCTGTGACGTCTGGGCCAGAAAGTCAAGACCGTGTAGTGAATGGGCGCTGGGCCTACACCTTCGAGGTCCCCGCGCCTCTGGACGTCCCGACCTGTGCGGACGTGCATGCTCTCAGACAGAAAGTGGACGACTTGAAAAGCTCTGTTACCAATCATGTCATTCATCTTAGTAACAAGATGCACGACATAAGTGACCGTATTGACGACGTGTTGACAAGAGTCGAACTTGACATGTCCACGGACAAACCGCGTCAAGCTGACGAAGGATCTGAAGCTGGGGAGGAAACACACAAGTACCCGACAG ATTGTGCGGAGGTGGCTTCCCTGGGTAACACGGAAAGTGGCGTCTACAAGATCCAGCCATCTGCTGTGACGTACAGTCTGAGTGAGAAGTCACTCGGCAGTCTGGTGCAGCCGTTCTACGTCTACTGTCGCATGGACGGAGAGGAAGGGTGGACAGTGATACAGAGGAGAGAGGACGGCAGTGAGAACTTCAACAGGACCTGGGCTGACTACAAACAGGGGTTCGGGAACCCGCG GTACAATGAGGGACAGTCTTATTTCCGCCTGTATGATGGAGTGGAATGGTACCACTGGAAGAAAAAGCAGGGGTACTCTCTCAAGGTTACTGAGATGAGAATTATCCCTATTG